CGGTTTGCATTAATGTACACTACAATACCGAAGTTAGACTATGTAGGTTCTCCCTTCTCCCACAATCTAAAGTGTGGACAAACATCAATGTTCAACTTAGACCAACAATTGGAAGTGTTCAATAAATATGATTACAatgtgttattttcatgccatatCGCTTGCAAAAATCATTTGTCTGCTTGATGGGTTCTATCTTTCATCCACTCGATCGATCATCCTGAGGTTGTGCAGTGGACGAAGTAATGTTGATTGATTAGGCAAACCGAGGCAGCATCAGGTGCCGGCCAATGCAAACCACCACTTTCCTTTTGCGTTTGAACAGGGTAACGGGAAAGTGAAGAGCCAAGCTAGCTCGTTGGGCATCTCTGCAGCTCTAGGTTGTCGCCAACCTAGCTGGTCCTGGAGGGGAACGCGTGAAAAACGAAGGACCAGAAGTGGCTGGACGTGCATGGATGGAGTGAGggacaagtttcaacattttatcgtgAGAGAGACGACGATCATTTTTCACTCTTGTAGCCAAAACAACTCCACAAATTTTCACGTTGTTATCAGCATCTCGCATTAGTGGAGACTGGAATGGAATTGCTGCAGGACGAATGGTCTAACATTCGGACTCCACACTCTTCCTGCCCAAGTTCACACCTAAACCTTCCTCCTAAGCCACACTAATGCAAGCTTCCGTGCCAAAGAAGATACAACTGATTTTTCTTATAAAGAAATTAATCTTCATTGAGCAAATGTCCGACCTCTGTATAAGATGATGGCGACATCCAACACGTCCATAATATGTCTTTCAAAGTATGTTTTTCAAAAAATTTGGCATTAAAGCCACAATTTAACCTCAGAATTTTTTGGCATTTCAAAATATGTTTTCCAAAGTGGGTTCATATGTAGCCGGATTCATCCATGCATTTCCCAAGTCATCTAGGGTCAGTTTAGTTTGCATCCACAACCTGATGCCTCGAAAAAACTTGTGCCTGGAGAGTTGATGGTTTTCTGCCTGTCCAGGCTCACATGCGACTAgctaagggtgtgtttggtaggtGCATGAGCTCAAAAGTTTCTTATAGTGATTGTTTGGCATGATGTATGGGCTCACGAGAGGCCTCTCAGCCATGCTAAGTTGAGCAGGCCCAGATAAGGTGCACGGACGCAGCCATGCTCGCACCAACCCTCAAAAAATGTGCAGAATTTCAAATTTTATTTCAATTCTCAAAAATTGTTTAGAATTACAAATTTTGTTTGATTTtacaaaaaaatcagaattttaaaaTTAATGGGATTTTCAaataaaatcaatttttttaaaaaaatcgcaaAAAATGTTAAAAGTTTCAAATTTTGTTTAATTTTTCAGGAAGTGTTCAGAATTTTACAATTTGTTTAAATTTagaaaaaatgttgagaatttcaTATTTTGTTTAATTTAAAAAAATGGCAAAATGTTTTTGATTTCCAAAAAAAGTTCACAATTTGTTTAAATTTCAAAGCATGTTCAGAATTTCATATTTTGTTTATATttacaaaaaatgttcagaatttcaaattttgtttaaattaaaaaaggaattacaAAATGTCGTAAAATTTTCAgatgttgttcagaatttcaaattttcgaaaaatgttcagaattacatttttaaaaaaataaaaaaattgaaatcccaaAAATTGTCTAATTTAAGAAAAGGGAATTCCAAATGTGTTTTAAGTTTTTGTTcacatttttcaattttttccaccaTTCAAAAAAATTATTCGGAATTCAAAATTGTTCAACATGTCTAAAACATGCAGGCTGTCAAAGAGTCAGCATGTCTCAGCACATACACCGCTACCGAACAACAAAAAAGGCATGTGCTCAGCCTGTGTAGAAGGAGAACGACAATGCTATTGTGGGAACTGCTACCATACACACCCTAAGTGCATGCGTACATTTTTCTAAACCAGGCTAAACACAAGAAACGCCTCCCAGCCAGGCTCGTACAGGCATCTCCAGGCTCCTAACCAAACAACATCGCAGCTTCACGGCAAGACTCAAGCCAGGCACAAAGCGCTCAGGACAGAAGTATCGGATGAAAATATTTGACATGAATGTTTAAAATGTTATAACACTAGCTAGCACTTCCAAAGATCCTAAACTCTAGTTTGTGTTCAAGGAAGTGAAGAAGAAAACATATCATTAGGTAAGTTCAATGCTAGAAAATCAAAATTAGATGAGCTGgcatcaagaacactcaaatactcGATGCTGCTAGCATAAATAATTATAGCAGAAAAATAGTAGTAGTGAGTAGTGAATAGCCTTAATTAAGATCTTTTAGTTCCACTTCGGGAAAATACATCCACTGCTTGTCCAGCTATCGATTCCTTTTCAATTGATAAGAAAAAATATTTCTGTTGTGAATAAAGTGCATACAGCAAATTGCAAAAGGAGATATGACAGTAGAGGGAACTGAATCTGGGAGACAAACATTCAGTAATCTTTCTAAATGATTGAGCCCTGGCTAGATCTAGCTGCTTCTTCCTCAACTGAAACCTCCAACATCGCCACCGCTCCACCCCATCGTTCTCCCTGTCTCTGTTCTCTGGATAAGAGATGCCTCCAGGGCCTCCTCCCTGGACGCAGGCAAAAAAGAAAAGACAACGGGCTCACAAAGAATAACATGCTGAAAACAAAAATCAATAAGGCAAGCAGGCCCAAGAATATAAACAAGCTGGCTGTACGAATCTGGAGACAAATCGTGCCATCAGAAAATCAACTGTGCAGTGTGCACAAACTGAAGAACAACCGACTGTTTTTTagggaaaatgttttttttaagACACGAACAATAATTCGCAGCTGAACAAAATGATGAAATGTTTATACAAGTGGACTTGCCATAACCTAACAATCAATGATAAGCAATGCATCACAGTATTTTTCTTCATGGTGTATGAGCTGTATGCTCAACTTAGATTTGCAGGGAGGAGTTTAGCGCCATTTACCAAAAATTGATCCAGCCTGAAACTGTAACATCTATTCCGCAGAAAAATGTCCATACAAGAGATGAGCCAAGTCAACACCCAACCTGTTCACATGACACAAATTGGTCAAATACACGCACAAGCTTCTCAAGCTGACACATAAATCCATATATAAACACAGGCTCCAATTCTAACCACTGAAGCAAGTACATTCACGTATTAAACAAGGCTCCAAACATGGAAATGGCAACAAATAATGTTCAAACATGAACCAAATCAATGCCCAAACGTAGCATCTCACACTCAACTGATGAGCATAAATGACATCTAAGATGAAGCATCAGCTTGGTAACCAAGACAGAGGTTCACTGTCTGGCATCTTTAGCTCCTGCCACGGCAACCTTCAGAATCTCCAGCATGAAATTCTACTTATCAGATAGcatgtactccctttgtaaactaatactccctccgtcccaaaataagtgtctcgactCAAGTATAACTTtgcactaaagttagtacaaagttgggacacttattttgggacggagggagtataagatcttttagatcactaaagtagtcatctaaaaggtcttatattagcTTACAGAGGGAGTAGGCTGTAAGAGAACAAGGATGTGAGAAAAACATATAACAGAACAAGTTGTACACATATTTTTTGCAATAGCCAAGTGGAAGAACATGTATGAAATAATAGAACAAATCATAACAAAATGGAGTTCTGGTAGTGCCCAGCAGCCAACCTTTGGAATAAACAAACATAGTAGCTAGCAGAGCTTGAGGCACCAGCTTTCGGTAGTAAACCAAATATATGTACTCCAGCTCTTTCATGAAAGCTATGTGACACCCATCAGATCATTAGTTCCCGAGAACAAAAACAAGTGCAGGTGCCATGCCAGCTCTCATACTGGTTAATCGTTGCGATCAGGTTAAGTAACTGAATAAATTATAAGCAGTTGACAAAAGGTTGCTTTCAGGCGACCCCAAGTATAATTAAGCAGTGCTCGTGTAAAATACTAGTGCAGTTATGCTCAGATGACTTGTCGAGATCGGAGATGGATGTTTCATTTTGGTCCTATGTCAAGATAAGTTTCCACACTAGGAACAAGTTAATATCACTATATCAGTTCTGCTTGCACAAATTTAAACAGCGTAACTTTAGAGCAGACGTGCAAGATTGGGAGATTAGTCTTTAGCCTATAGCAAGATTGAGATGAACACATTCTTGAACAAGTCATTGCCACATCTATGTATACAATTAAAGAAAGTGATTCATTTTTAAATCCTATCAGTAATGGCACGGTGTTCATGGTCAGGGCATTCGTTTTATATATTAAAGGTGTGCTACCAATACCAGTAAGCTAGAAGTATCAGATGAAAATATTTGACATGAATGATTAAAATGTTAGAACATTAGCTAGCACCTTGTTGCTACGAAAGAAACGAATTGGTGCGACCTAAAAGACTGaatagtattttattcaaacatgcACAATTTGTTAACTTTAGCACAGAGATCAGCTCTGTTTCTAATGGACGAGAACCATGAACTGTTACATACAAGGAAAATAAGTGGTAGAAATGAAGCTTTCAACTTATTGGGATAAAAAAAGGCATGGTGAGACTAGTGGCTGCAGGAATGGACATATTTTTTCCTAAACTGAAGTACATGACTAATATCCAAAAGAAAGCTTATACAATCTTGACAAAAAATACTAGCATGGACTTGAATATTTTTTTGTCTTTCTTTCAGATGAAGAAAATTTTCTGTAAGACAGCCTACATCATTTTATTTGAACTGATTGACTAGAGCTGGTCCACACGAACGGCCCACCTCAAAGATCCTAAAATCTAGTTTGTGTTCAAGTAAGTGAGGAAGAAAACATATCAGAAGATAAGTTCAATGGTAGAAGAAGAAAACTGGATTAAGCTGGCATCAAGAACATTCACAAATATTCATGGTTGCTAGCACAAATAATTAGCAGAAAAATAGTAGTATTGACTCGCCTTAATTAAGATCTTTTAGTTCCATTTCGGTAAAATACATCCACCGCTTTTCCAGCTATGGGCTCCTTTTCAATTGATAAGAAGGAAAGAAAATTGTGTGGTGAATAAAAGTGCATACAGCAAATTGCAAAAGGAGATATGACAGTAGAGAGAACTGAAACCTGGGAGACAAACATCCAGTAATTTTTCTAAATGATCAAACTCTGGCTAGCTCTAGCTGCTTCTTCCTCAACTGAACCTCCAACGACAATGCCGCTCCACTCCATCATTCCCCCTGTCTCTGTTCTGCATAAGAGATGCCTCCATGGGCCTCCTTCCTGGATGCAGGTAGAGTAAAAGACAACAGGCGCCCAAAGAATAACGGGCTGAAAACAAAAACCAATAAGGCAAGCGGGCCCAACAAACAAGGCTGGCTGTACAAATCTGGAGACAAATCGCGCGATCAGAAAATCAAGCCCCGATTGAGAACAGTCGACTGTTTTTAAGGAAAAATACCATTTTTTAACGCACACACCATTAATAATTAACCGCTGAACAAAATGATAAAATGTTTATACAAGTGAACTTGACATAACCTAACGGTCCATGataaggcaatgcatgacaaagtGTACAAGCTTAGATTTGCAGGGAGCACTCTACGCCATTTACCGACAATTGATCAGGCCTGAAACTACTGTCCATCCCAGCTTTTAGCAGTTCACTCCACCATATCAGCAGCACCATCAGGCTCCCCGGTCTGAGTGTCGACAGCCCTCCGCTTCCTCGACTGCTGGGACCTGACAAATTCTTCAATGCGCAACTTGAGATCTGTATCTGGTATCAACATGTCTTGAGTGAGCTGGGAGCGGTTGAACGGATCAGTACTGTCACTGAGCAAATGCCGAACAATAACTGGTCGATCTACTGTGACCCGCGACGATGGTAGTATCACAGGATCATTCATCAGAGTATACTGGATCGGATCAAGAAATTCGTCTGGTATGTCCCCAAGGATAGCCTCAGCGTCCatggcctcagcggcagcagcttTTGCTTTACCTGCAAGTTGCATAAACTCCTGTATGATTTGGGGGTCTACCCCAATCTTCCACAAAATATTAGTTGCGCTAGCAAACAACTGCTCACTGTATGACCTTCCGTCTTTTGAGATTGCAGCTGGGAAGACAGCTTCCTTATCACCCCTTGCAATGTGGACATAGATGGTAGCAATCTGTTTCAATAGCTGCTTCGGTTTGAACTCATACTTCTCTGGATCTTTTACAGTCAAGGATTTCCTCTGGGGACCAGCAAGCTGCAAGAGGAAGTAATTTAACATGCTCGCCACCCTTTCCACCATTTCTGGAAGAAGCAAAGGTGCTGGAATTTGTTCTGACGTGAAAGCAAGCATCCCAACATCCTCATTTGCGAGCTTCATATCAAATCGAGCAATATTCTCTGACTGATGAAACGCGCGCAACCGCTCCTCTCTTTCTTGAGCAGGCCTGCTATCCCATGCAACAGTATTAGCCATTTCAGCCTCTATTTCCTTTAGCTCAAGAATCCTTTTCAAACTCTCATCAAGAAGATAGATGCTATCATTGATAAGGAAGTTCAGAAAATTCAAGTAGACACCCTTTTCCTCTTCTTTAGCCATTTGTCTCCAAGCATTTCGATGACTGGGAACATCCCATAAATACTCAAGAAGCTCAGCAATGTTGTGCCGGATATTAAATTTGTCGAAGAACTGTGTATGGGAGCCAGTGAATTCAATATCCACATAAAGCTTCAGAAGATTCTTGACAAGATAATCGAGACATAGTTGGTGCCCCTCAAATAACGAGGCTGTGGATTTCAAGCCGCTTCTTTGTGGCATCCAGCTTTTCAAAACTTCAACCATCTTTGCTTTCAGGTAAGGATTTTTAATGTAAGAAGAGCTCGCCATGAACATGATGTTGAAATTGAGAAAATTATCCAATGGGAAGCCCTCCAGAGCTTTTGGAATTCTAGAGGTTAGAGCAAGTAAATCCATTGCATCATCAAGAAAATGCTCCGGTATGCAGGAAAATTCCATGGGGCATTCTGATGGCAAAGGCATCTTAAATCCCCCAACTAGGTCTACTGACCACAATATCATTAATCTGTAGAAAGATAGTGCACGCTGAAGAAAAGCACTGTCCCTTAGTATCTGAGATTCATAGCAGAACTGTTCTTGGGATAAGGCTGCAACTATCTTCTCCAAGCGTGTTATATCTTGCTCAAGCTGTGGTGAACTTCCTCCTTGATCTCTGATTGCTTTGTTTGCTTCCAAATCATCTTCACACCTTGCGAGTTCCTGAGAGATATGTTTAAGATCTGccacagctttcatcactcccaaGTTAAGTACCCTTGCCGTCATGAAAAAACATTCGCAAATAAATGAGAAATTCTCTTTATTTGCCTTCCCACTGGCATTATCTTGGCTCCAGCTCTCTATCCATGATGAGACTTCTTCTGAGGAGGCATTTACAGCGGTCAAGCTCTTGAAATCTACTCTTTTGTTGCAGAAGAGGTACTTGACATCAATCTTGCCCTTCATCGACTCCATTTTATCCAAAAAAGGCTCGCACAGACGGAGCATGACAGCACTGAGATTGACAAACATACCCGAACTTGCACATTTCAAAGGGTCCACACGCATGCCAGATCTTCCTGCATTTGTGTTTATCACCGCTGCCAGATATTCAAGGACCTTTTCTCGAGTATCCGAATTCTTAAGCAGCACTAGAAGAACATCCCTCAGCCCATCCTGCAAGCTATTCATAACATTCTGTATTGCTGCGAATGATGACAGTAAATCAGCCGGCCTGCGTGTAGATGCATCAGAGAAGCACTGTTGCCCAACATCAGGCTGGCTTGCGAATTCACGATCGGGAATAGCACTGACATGGAAGAAGGCCCCAAGCAAGCTGCAGATCTCCATGGTTCTTCCTTCCCCAATCAGCATGATTTGATTCTTAGGAATCCACTTGGGGTGCTGCACCAGAGCCTTGGCGCAGTTGGGGATCCCCACCAGCCGCTTCAGCACACGGAGAGGCCGCTGGAAGTCGCCCAGCGCCGATACCTTGCCGACGCTCTGCCTCAGGCGCTCGTACAGCTCGCCCATCACCGGCTCGACGGCGTCATAGTCGGCGTTCCCGAAGAGCTCGTCCAGGAAGCCCCccggcggcggggcgccggggGACGGGGCGGAGTCGAGCGGGTCGGCGGCCTCCGCGAGCAGGAAGACGAGCAGCTcggcggcggggtggggcgcgTTGGGGGGCGTCGGGAAGGTGTCCGGGTTCCCCGCGACGATGCGCGCGTAGGAGAGGATGAGGCCGCGGACGTGGGCGATGGACGCCCTGAGCcgcgcctggagcgcggggtcgcGGATCGTGGAGATCTTGCGGGCCTCGTCCGCGGCGCGGCCGAAGGCGGCGGCGAGGAACCGgaagggcggcggcgaggcggcggggagggaGAGGCGGTCGATGAGGAGGCGCTCGGCGGCGTCGCGGAGGGCGAGGAGGGGGCGCGACTCGGAGAGGAGCTCGGCGGCGGTGAGCTCGAGGTAGGGCACGGCGGGGTTGGGGGCGGACGGGGGCGCGAGGGAGACGAGGAGGATCTTGCGGAGGATGATGTCCTCGACCTCGTCCGGCGAGCGCTGCGGCCGCGACGGCGCCGGCGCGGACGGGGACGCCATGGGATcggatgcggcggcggcggttgctgcTGCGTCGACTTCTACGGCGGACTCGCTGGGGTTTGGAgggtttgtttttttcttttgacgGGAGGGGCTACGCCGACACGTTAGAAGCGTCCCGAAGGCCCCAGATTTTTCCACCAGATAAGCATCGACGCATACTTTACGCCAGGACCCAGGAGAAAACGAAAAATACAACCACGTCCCTGAATTTTGCAAAGAGAACCCCAAAACA
The sequence above is drawn from the Triticum aestivum cultivar Chinese Spring chromosome 7A, IWGSC CS RefSeq v2.1, whole genome shotgun sequence genome and encodes:
- the LOC123149201 gene encoding probable ubiquitin conjugation factor E4, translating into MASPSAPAPSRPQRSPDEVEDIILRKILLVSLAPPSAPNPAVPYLELTAAELLSESRPLLALRDAAERLLIDRLSLPAASPPPFRFLAAAFGRAADEARKISTIRDPALQARLRASIAHVRGLILSYARIVAGNPDTFPTPPNAPHPAAELLVFLLAEAADPLDSAPSPGAPPPGGFLDELFGNADYDAVEPVMGELYERLRQSVGKVSALGDFQRPLRVLKRLVGIPNCAKALVQHPKWIPKNQIMLIGEGRTMEICSLLGAFFHVSAIPDREFASQPDVGQQCFSDASTRRPADLLSSFAAIQNVMNSLQDGLRDVLLVLLKNSDTREKVLEYLAAVINTNAGRSGMRVDPLKCASSGMFVNLSAVMLRLCEPFLDKMESMKGKIDVKYLFCNKRVDFKSLTAVNASSEEVSSWIESWSQDNASGKANKENFSFICECFFMTARVLNLGVMKAVADLKHISQELARCEDDLEANKAIRDQGGSSPQLEQDITRLEKIVAALSQEQFCYESQILRDSAFLQRALSFYRLMILWSVDLVGGFKMPLPSECPMEFSCIPEHFLDDAMDLLALTSRIPKALEGFPLDNFLNFNIMFMASSSYIKNPYLKAKMVEVLKSWMPQRSGLKSTASLFEGHQLCLDYLVKNLLKLYVDIEFTGSHTQFFDKFNIRHNIAELLEYLWDVPSHRNAWRQMAKEEEKGVYLNFLNFLINDSIYLLDESLKRILELKEIEAEMANTVAWDSRPAQEREERLRAFHQSENIARFDMKLANEDVGMLAFTSEQIPAPLLLPEMVERVASMLNYFLLQLAGPQRKSLTVKDPEKYEFKPKQLLKQIATIYVHIARGDKEAVFPAAISKDGRSYSEQLFASATNILWKIGVDPQIIQEFMQLAGKAKAAAAEAMDAEAILGDIPDEFLDPIQYTLMNDPVILPSSRVTVDRPVIVRHLLSDSTDPFNRSQLTQDMLIPDTDLKLRIEEFVRSQQSRKRRAVDTQTGEPDGAADMVE